One region of Oryza sativa Japonica Group chromosome 5, ASM3414082v1 genomic DNA includes:
- the LOC9266860 gene encoding probable calcium-binding protein CML18 → MASGRGGGGGVASPTPAKVEGGGGGGGGGPGMPMAELEQVFRRYDANGDGKISAEELASVLRALGAPLGPGEVRRMMDEMDSDRDGFVDLSEFAAFHCGPTPAHGGKGGDAKDQEAASEAELREAFRMYDADSNGKISARELHRVLRQLGDKCSVADCSRMIRSVDADGDGCVNFDEFKKMMGGGGGRR, encoded by the coding sequence ATGGCgagcgggcgaggaggagggggtggggtggcgtcgccgacgccggcgaaggtggagggcggcggaggaggaggaggaggggggccgGGGATGCCGATGGCGGAGCTGGAGCAGGTGTTCCGGCGGTACGAcgcgaacggcgacgggaagATCTCGGCGGAGGAGCTGGCGTCCGTGCTGCGGGCACTGGGGGCGCCCCTCGGTCCCGGCGAGGTGCGGCGCATGATGGACGAGATGGACTCCGACCGCGACGGCTTCGTCGACCTCTCCGAGTTCGCCGCCTTCCACTGCGGCCCCACGCCGGCGCACGGCGGCAAGGGCGGCGACGCCAAGGACCAGGAGGCCGCGTCGGAGGCGGAGCTGAGGGAGGCGTTCCGGATGTACGACGCCGACAGCAACGGGAAGATCTCGGCGCGGGAGCTCCACCGCGTGCTCCGCCAGCTCGGCGACAAGTGCTCCGTCGCCGACTGCTCCCGGATGATCCGGTccgtcgacgccgacggcgatggCTGCGTCAACTTCGACGAGTTCAAGAAGatgatgggcggcggcggcggccggcggtag